A portion of the Deinococcus peraridilitoris DSM 19664 genome contains these proteins:
- a CDS encoding ABC transporter permease, which yields MQATETLRPSKSSWRKSKALKRFLANKLAVFGFVILLLVSVLALLAPVISPYDPAQIFFTDLRAAPSANHWFGTDELGRDILTRVLYGARVSLSAGLVSVTMAMLSGTFFGLIAGFFRGWVDELIMRVVDAMLALPFLVLAITLAAILGPSLQNTMLAIAIVSAPAFARVARGEVLAQREREYVQAAQALGASNARTVFRHLLPNISGPLIVQTSLAIATAVLAEASLSFLGLGVQPPTPSWGSMLNTARGYLAEGPWMAVFPGIAIFATVLAFNLVGDGLREALDPRGRR from the coding sequence ATGCAGGCCACCGAAACCCTCCGCCCGAGCAAGAGCAGCTGGCGCAAAAGCAAGGCCCTCAAGCGCTTCCTGGCCAACAAACTCGCGGTCTTCGGATTTGTGATCCTGCTGCTGGTCAGCGTGCTGGCCCTGCTGGCCCCGGTGATCAGTCCCTACGACCCCGCGCAGATCTTCTTTACCGACCTGCGCGCCGCGCCCAGCGCCAACCACTGGTTTGGCACCGACGAACTTGGCCGCGACATCCTGACACGGGTGCTGTACGGCGCGCGGGTCTCGCTCAGCGCGGGCCTGGTCTCGGTCACGATGGCCATGCTGAGCGGCACCTTCTTCGGCCTGATCGCCGGCTTCTTCCGCGGCTGGGTGGACGAGCTGATCATGCGCGTCGTGGACGCCATGCTCGCCTTGCCGTTCCTGGTGCTGGCCATCACCCTGGCGGCCATTCTGGGCCCCAGTTTGCAGAACACCATGCTGGCGATCGCCATCGTGTCGGCCCCGGCTTTTGCGCGGGTCGCGCGCGGTGAAGTGCTGGCGCAGCGCGAACGCGAGTACGTGCAGGCCGCCCAGGCCCTCGGCGCCAGCAACGCGCGCACGGTCTTTCGGCATCTGCTGCCTAACATCAGCGGGCCCCTGATCGTGCAGACCTCGCTGGCCATTGCCACGGCCGTGCTGGCCGAGGCCAGTTTGTCCTTTCTGGGACTGGGCGTGCAGCCACCCACGCCCAGTTGGGGCTCGATGCTCAACACCGCGCGCGGCTACCTGGCCGAGGGGCCCTGGATGGCGGTGTTTCCCGGCATCGCGATCTTTGCGACCGTGCTGGCCTTTAATCTGGTGGGTGACGGCCTGCGCGAAGCCCTCGATCCCCGCGGGCGCCGGTAA
- a CDS encoding gamma-glutamyltransferase family protein: MLRLRPGRQFSEVFLTHSPYSSTRETIYAKSGMVATSQPLAAQAGLFILKEGGNAVDAAIATAAALTVVEPTSNGIGGDAFALVWAEGRLHGLNGSGNSPALLGRDALPGGELPAHGWLPVTVPGAPRAWADLHARFGRLPFEQVLAPAIRYAREGYPLSPVLARNWARAARIYGARGGDYLGPWFETFMPSGFTPRAGALWASEGHARTLESIAASGAKSFYDGELAAQIDAHARATGGLLRAGDLAAHESEWVEPIKVSYRDHDVWEIPPNGHGIAALIGLGILEGLELPGTRDEVEGLHRQIEATKLGFADAHRYVADPRHADVPVRELLCPSYHARRRALIGEQALTPEAGDPHGGGTVYLSTADGEGNMVSFIQSNYMGFGSGVVVPGTGISLQNRGHNFNLEAGHPNEIAPGKRPYHTIIPGFLTRGDEPVGPFGVMGGFMQPQGHLQVVVNTLDYGMDPQMALDAPRWQWTGGKTIEVEHGLPVHVARELAARGHDIKVQHESGSFGRGQIIWRDEHGVLRGGTESRTDGQVAAY; this comes from the coding sequence ATGCTCCGCCTGCGGCCCGGGCGGCAGTTCAGTGAGGTTTTTTTGACACACTCTCCTTATTCCTCGACGCGCGAAACCATTTATGCCAAGAGCGGCATGGTCGCCACCTCACAACCCCTCGCCGCGCAGGCCGGCCTGTTCATCCTGAAAGAAGGCGGCAACGCCGTCGACGCGGCCATCGCCACCGCCGCCGCCCTCACGGTGGTAGAGCCCACCAGCAACGGCATCGGCGGGGACGCCTTCGCCCTGGTCTGGGCCGAGGGCAGGCTGCACGGTCTGAACGGCTCGGGGAACTCGCCCGCGCTGCTGGGCCGTGACGCGCTGCCGGGCGGAGAGCTTCCCGCTCACGGCTGGCTGCCCGTGACGGTGCCAGGGGCGCCGCGCGCCTGGGCAGACCTGCACGCGCGCTTCGGACGCCTGCCCTTCGAGCAGGTCCTGGCGCCCGCCATCCGCTACGCCCGCGAAGGCTACCCACTGTCGCCGGTGCTGGCGCGCAACTGGGCGCGCGCGGCGCGCATCTACGGCGCGCGCGGCGGGGATTACCTGGGGCCGTGGTTCGAGACCTTTATGCCTTCAGGCTTCACACCGCGTGCGGGCGCGCTGTGGGCCTCCGAGGGGCACGCCCGCACCCTGGAGAGCATCGCGGCCTCGGGCGCGAAGTCCTTTTACGACGGCGAGCTGGCCGCGCAGATCGACGCACACGCCCGCGCCACGGGCGGCCTGCTGCGCGCGGGTGACCTCGCCGCGCACGAGAGTGAGTGGGTCGAGCCCATCAAGGTCAGCTACCGCGACCACGACGTCTGGGAGATTCCGCCCAACGGGCACGGCATCGCGGCCCTGATCGGCCTGGGCATTCTGGAAGGCCTGGAGCTGCCGGGCACGCGCGACGAGGTGGAGGGCCTGCACCGCCAGATCGAGGCGACGAAGCTCGGTTTCGCCGACGCGCACCGCTACGTGGCCGATCCCCGGCATGCGGACGTGCCGGTCCGGGAGCTGCTGTGCCCGTCCTATCACGCCCGCCGCCGCGCCCTGATCGGCGAACAGGCCCTCACGCCCGAAGCGGGCGATCCGCACGGCGGCGGCACGGTGTACCTCTCCACCGCCGACGGTGAAGGCAACATGGTGAGCTTCATCCAGAGCAACTACATGGGCTTTGGCAGCGGCGTCGTGGTGCCCGGCACCGGCATCAGCCTGCAGAACCGCGGGCACAACTTCAATCTGGAAGCCGGTCACCCCAACGAAATCGCGCCGGGCAAGCGCCCGTACCACACCATCATTCCAGGCTTTCTCACGCGTGGCGACGAGCCGGTGGGGCCGTTCGGGGTGATGGGTGGCTTCATGCAGCCGCAGGGACACCTGCAGGTCGTGGTGAACACCCTCGATTACGGCATGGACCCGCAGATGGCCCTTGACGCGCCGCGCTGGCAGTGGACCGGTGGCAAGACCATCGAAGTCGAGCACGGCCTGCCGGTGCACGTCGCGCGTGAGCTGGCCGCGCGCGGACACGACATCAAGGTGCAGCACGAAAGCGGCTCTTTCGGGCGTGGGCAGATCATCTGGCGTGACGAGCACGGCGTGCTGCGCGGCGGCACCGAAAGCCGCACGGACGGTCAGGTGGCGGCCTACTGA
- a CDS encoding rhodanese-like domain-containing protein: MTPKTAAQLVQEAKQRVENLSVDQVAAELDSGEAVLIDVREPGEQVQSGVIPGAVSAPRGMLEFFADPASPYHRAEFDPKRRIIVHCAAGGRSALAADTLQQMGYTNVAHLEGGIKAWSEAGRPVVKDEAGPGQGG; the protein is encoded by the coding sequence ATGACACCGAAAACTGCTGCCCAGTTGGTACAGGAAGCCAAACAGCGCGTCGAGAATCTGTCGGTCGATCAGGTCGCGGCGGAACTCGACTCCGGCGAGGCCGTGCTGATCGACGTGCGTGAACCGGGTGAGCAGGTCCAGAGCGGGGTCATTCCGGGGGCGGTCAGTGCTCCCCGTGGAATGCTGGAATTCTTTGCCGACCCGGCAAGCCCGTATCACCGTGCTGAGTTCGATCCCAAGCGGCGCATCATCGTGCATTGCGCTGCCGGAGGACGCTCGGCGCTTGCGGCCGACACCCTGCAGCAGATGGGTTATACGAACGTGGCCCACCTTGAGGGAGGCATCAAGGCCTGGTCTGAGGCGGGCCGGCCGGTCGTGAAGGATGAGGCCGGGCCTGGGCAGGGTGGGTAA
- a CDS encoding ABC transporter substrate-binding protein, whose protein sequence is MQHVKTLGLLALLSLGAAGAQTVTVGLDADPPRLDPALSSALVDRQVLNQIFDKLVDVDENLKIVPMLAKSWKITNKGLTYTFTLQPGVKFHDGNPLDAAAVKYSLERAMNIEGSARKSELSSVKEIKAVNPTTVQIDLKEPYGPLLAVLTDRAGMIVSPKAAEKAGKDFQNEPIGSGAFRYVSRKRQDNITLEANKAYWGGAPKIEKLVYRPFPDGDVRYANLLSGAAQVIYPIDPKDISKLEKNDKYEVLNIPGLGFQGIYLNLTRAPFNNKAARQAFAATIDREAIAKVVFYNTVTPATGPFPPGTPAYINTAVPKADIALAKKKLQESGKPLSFTLLTSPGAVNTQLAQLYQAMAAQAGITVKIEQVEFGTLLDRSDTKDYEALMLGWSGRPDPDGNVYDYFVTGAAKNDFGYSNKKVDELLNKARRESAMSARKTTYNVALTTVREDVPYIWVYHQSNPVGTTKTLSGLRKIPDGIMRFKDVTLK, encoded by the coding sequence ATGCAACACGTCAAGACGCTCGGGCTGCTCGCCCTGCTGTCCCTCGGTGCCGCCGGTGCCCAGACCGTCACGGTCGGCCTCGACGCCGACCCGCCCCGCCTCGACCCGGCCCTTTCCAGCGCCCTGGTGGACCGTCAGGTGCTCAACCAGATCTTTGACAAGCTGGTCGACGTCGACGAGAACCTCAAGATCGTCCCGATGCTCGCCAAATCCTGGAAGATCACCAACAAGGGCCTCACCTACACCTTCACCCTGCAGCCGGGCGTGAAGTTCCACGACGGCAACCCCCTCGACGCGGCCGCCGTCAAGTACAGCCTCGAGCGCGCCATGAACATCGAAGGCAGTGCCCGCAAAAGCGAACTCTCGAGCGTCAAAGAGATCAAGGCTGTCAACCCGACCACCGTGCAGATCGATCTGAAAGAGCCTTACGGTCCCTTGCTCGCCGTCCTCACCGACCGCGCCGGCATGATCGTCTCACCGAAAGCCGCTGAGAAGGCCGGCAAGGACTTCCAGAACGAGCCCATCGGCAGCGGCGCCTTCCGCTACGTCAGCCGCAAGCGTCAGGACAACATCACCCTGGAAGCCAACAAGGCCTACTGGGGCGGCGCGCCCAAAATCGAGAAGCTCGTCTACCGCCCCTTTCCGGACGGCGACGTGCGTTACGCCAACCTGCTTTCGGGCGCCGCGCAGGTCATTTATCCCATCGACCCCAAGGACATCTCCAAACTCGAGAAGAACGACAAGTACGAGGTGCTCAACATTCCGGGGCTGGGCTTTCAGGGGATCTACCTCAACCTGACCCGCGCGCCCTTCAACAACAAGGCCGCGCGTCAGGCCTTCGCGGCGACCATTGACCGCGAAGCGATCGCCAAGGTCGTTTTCTACAACACCGTCACCCCGGCCACTGGCCCTTTCCCGCCGGGCACACCCGCCTACATCAACACCGCCGTGCCCAAGGCCGACATCGCGCTTGCCAAGAAGAAGCTGCAGGAAAGCGGCAAGCCGCTCAGCTTCACCCTGCTTACCTCCCCCGGCGCCGTCAACACGCAGCTCGCCCAGCTTTACCAGGCAATGGCCGCCCAGGCCGGCATCACCGTCAAGATCGAGCAGGTCGAGTTCGGCACCCTGCTCGACCGCTCCGACACCAAGGATTACGAGGCCCTGATGCTCGGCTGGAGCGGACGCCCCGACCCCGACGGCAACGTCTACGACTACTTCGTGACGGGTGCTGCCAAGAACGACTTCGGGTACAGCAACAAGAAAGTCGACGAGCTGCTGAACAAGGCCCGCCGCGAAAGCGCCATGTCCGCGCGCAAGACGACCTACAACGTCGCGCTGACCACCGTGCGTGAGGACGTGCCCTACATCTGGGTGTACCACCAGAGCAACCCGGTCGGAACGACCAAGACCCTCAGCGGTCTGAGGAAGATTCCCGACGGCATCATGCGCTTCAAGGACGTCACCCTGAAGTAA
- a CDS encoding FadR/GntR family transcriptional regulator has product MPEAVRPIKAADAVADRLLQLIRSGEYQTGGRLPPERELAARFGVSRPTLRDAIRRLEMLGYLSVRQGDGTTVRAPDGDTIARPFQGLLSGQMQSAQDLMEFRRIIEPAVAAFAARRATPELAASFEQALERQKRLAERGVRLTSEDLHFHHLIAQTAGNAIILQVLTTLRSLLSELRTDTLTGHLPEATIAHHERITRAILSNNPDAAHAAMLEHLNAVVETSPLSFIPHAQS; this is encoded by the coding sequence GTGCCAGAAGCAGTTCGACCCATCAAAGCTGCCGACGCCGTGGCAGACCGGCTGCTGCAGCTGATTCGCAGCGGTGAGTACCAGACGGGCGGACGCCTGCCACCCGAGCGGGAACTCGCTGCCCGATTCGGGGTTTCCCGGCCCACCCTTCGTGACGCCATCCGCCGCCTGGAAATGCTGGGCTACCTGAGTGTTCGTCAGGGAGACGGAACCACCGTACGCGCGCCCGATGGTGACACCATCGCGCGTCCCTTTCAGGGACTGCTGAGCGGGCAGATGCAATCGGCGCAGGACCTGATGGAGTTTCGCCGAATCATCGAACCCGCCGTCGCAGCCTTCGCGGCCAGACGCGCTACTCCCGAACTCGCCGCCTCATTCGAGCAGGCGCTGGAACGCCAGAAACGACTGGCGGAACGCGGCGTGCGGCTCACCAGTGAGGATCTGCACTTTCACCACCTCATTGCGCAGACCGCCGGGAACGCCATCATTCTGCAAGTGCTCACCACCCTGCGCTCCCTGCTGAGCGAACTGCGCACCGACACCCTGACCGGGCACCTGCCGGAAGCCACCATCGCCCACCACGAACGCATCACCCGGGCCATTCTCAGCAACAACCCCGATGCGGCGCACGCCGCCATGCTCGAGCACCTCAACGCCGTCGTCGAAACCTCGCCCCTCAGTTTCATTCCACACGCACAGTCGTGA
- a CDS encoding SDR family oxidoreductase, which produces MTTGGGVAPGALSGRVALVTGASSGLGRAAAVGLAQAGADVILLARSEAGLRGVAAEIQALGRRADVRAVDLAGGEEAAQALESAVRELGRLDILVNNAATDVPGPVVDLAPEDWDRVLGVNLRAPFLLARAAFPLMRRVGGGTIINVSSVAGKRGWANASAYCASKFALTGFTQALAAEGKSYGIRACVVYPGAMATHWGTFDSDARKEEDAQPSQAPSDALPPERVAQLLVWICASPPEMVLNEVIVTPLNEGGWP; this is translated from the coding sequence GTGACAACCGGGGGCGGAGTGGCCCCGGGCGCGCTCTCGGGGCGGGTGGCACTCGTGACGGGAGCGAGTAGCGGCCTGGGACGCGCGGCTGCCGTGGGTCTGGCCCAGGCCGGTGCTGACGTGATCCTGCTCGCGCGCAGTGAGGCGGGCCTGCGAGGTGTGGCCGCCGAGATTCAGGCGCTGGGGCGGCGTGCCGACGTGCGCGCCGTCGACCTCGCGGGCGGGGAAGAGGCCGCGCAGGCACTGGAAAGCGCAGTGCGCGAGCTCGGGCGGCTGGACATCCTGGTGAACAACGCCGCCACCGACGTTCCAGGTCCGGTCGTCGATCTCGCGCCCGAGGACTGGGACCGGGTGCTGGGGGTGAACTTGCGCGCGCCCTTCCTGCTGGCCCGCGCGGCGTTTCCCCTGATGCGCCGCGTGGGCGGAGGGACCATCATCAACGTCTCCTCGGTGGCGGGCAAGCGCGGCTGGGCGAACGCCAGCGCCTACTGCGCCTCCAAGTTCGCCCTGACCGGTTTCACCCAGGCCCTGGCCGCCGAGGGCAAGTCCTACGGGATCCGGGCCTGCGTGGTGTATCCCGGGGCCATGGCCACCCACTGGGGCACCTTCGATTCCGACGCCCGAAAGGAAGAGGACGCGCAGCCCTCACAGGCCCCCTCCGACGCCCTGCCCCCGGAACGTGTGGCGCAGCTGCTGGTGTGGATCTGCGCCTCGCCACCGGAAATGGTGCTCAACGAGGTGATCGTCACCCCGCTCAACGAGGGCGGCTGGCCGTAA
- a CDS encoding ABC transporter permease, which yields MIQFALRRFLSTLPTLLVVTVLVFAMVHLLPGDPARLLLGEESTPQALAELRRSLGLDRPLPVQYASWLLDALRFDFGVSVKDNTSVASLIAEKLPTTAQLALLSMLLALLIALPAGLISALRPGGKTDRLVTLFSLAGISVPNFFLGIMLIYVFSVRLAWVPASGYVSFFENPARNLTLLVLPAITLGTAAAAVLTRYLRASMTEALAQDYVRTARAKGIAGYTVIMKHGLRNALIPVITAFGLQLGGLLGGAVITEQIFSIPGFGRLLVDAVFTRDLPVIQGVVITSAIAVFAVSFLVDLAYAAVDPRIRYQ from the coding sequence GTGATTCAATTTGCTTTGCGTCGCTTTCTCTCGACCCTGCCGACCCTGCTCGTGGTGACGGTGCTGGTGTTCGCCATGGTCCACCTGCTGCCCGGCGATCCGGCGCGTCTGCTGCTTGGAGAGGAGTCGACGCCCCAGGCGCTCGCGGAACTGCGCCGCAGCCTGGGCCTTGACCGGCCCCTTCCCGTGCAGTACGCCAGCTGGCTGCTTGACGCGCTGCGTTTTGATTTCGGCGTCAGCGTCAAGGACAACACCAGCGTCGCTTCCCTGATCGCCGAGAAACTGCCCACCACCGCGCAGCTCGCGCTGCTGTCGATGCTGCTCGCGCTGCTGATCGCGCTGCCTGCCGGGCTGATCAGCGCCCTGCGGCCCGGAGGCAAAACCGACCGCCTGGTGACGCTCTTCTCACTCGCGGGAATCAGCGTTCCGAATTTCTTTCTGGGCATCATGCTGATCTACGTGTTCAGCGTGCGCCTCGCGTGGGTACCCGCCAGCGGTTACGTCTCCTTTTTCGAGAATCCAGCGCGAAACCTGACCCTGCTGGTACTGCCCGCCATCACCCTGGGCACGGCAGCGGCGGCCGTGCTGACGCGCTACCTGCGGGCCAGCATGACCGAGGCGCTCGCCCAGGACTACGTCCGGACCGCGCGTGCCAAGGGCATCGCGGGTTATACCGTGATCATGAAACACGGCCTGCGCAACGCCCTGATTCCCGTCATCACCGCCTTCGGACTGCAATTGGGCGGTCTGCTGGGCGGCGCGGTCATCACCGAGCAGATCTTCAGCATTCCCGGTTTCGGGCGCCTGCTGGTCGACGCGGTCTTTACGCGTGATCTGCCCGTCATTCAGGGCGTGGTGATCACCTCGGCCATCGCGGTCTTCGCCGTCAGCTTTCTGGTGGACCTCGCCTACGCCGCAGTCGACCCAAGGATCAGGTACCAGTGA
- a CDS encoding alkene reductase: MKLLEPAQLGTLTLPNRVVMAPMTRSRAPGTVPTPLMAEYYAQRATAGLIITEATQVSPSAQGYPDTPGLHTREQIEAWRAVTDAVHAAGGRIFAQLWHVGRISHSSYQNGQAPIAPSAVRPVGQLYTHGGLVDFETPRALETAEIAGLIEDFRQAAKNALQAGFDGVEIHGANGYLLDQFLESGTNQRSDQYGGSVENRARLLLEVTEAVSGAIGADRVGLRLSPGGTFNDMSDADPAETFSYVARALNSFGLAYLHVVETSQSNAPQGMRGHSPTALLREHFQGTLITAGGYERDSAERALKAGQADLVAFARAYIANPDLVERFRRGAPIAEPEAQTMYGGGEQGYTSYPTLEAQKATGTGI; the protein is encoded by the coding sequence ATGAAACTACTCGAACCTGCACAACTCGGCACACTCACGCTTCCCAATCGCGTCGTCATGGCCCCCATGACCCGCAGCCGCGCTCCCGGAACCGTTCCCACCCCGCTGATGGCCGAGTACTACGCCCAGCGCGCCACGGCCGGGCTGATCATCACCGAAGCGACCCAGGTCTCCCCCAGCGCCCAGGGCTATCCGGATACTCCCGGCCTTCACACGCGAGAGCAGATCGAGGCCTGGCGCGCCGTCACCGACGCGGTCCACGCCGCTGGTGGGCGCATTTTCGCGCAGCTGTGGCACGTGGGGCGCATCTCGCACTCCTCCTACCAGAACGGTCAGGCGCCGATCGCTCCCTCGGCCGTTCGCCCGGTGGGGCAGCTCTACACGCACGGAGGACTGGTGGACTTCGAAACTCCGCGCGCCCTGGAGACAGCTGAAATCGCGGGCCTGATCGAGGACTTTCGTCAGGCTGCAAAAAACGCCCTTCAAGCCGGCTTTGACGGCGTGGAGATTCACGGCGCCAACGGCTACCTGCTCGATCAGTTCCTGGAAAGCGGCACCAACCAGCGCAGCGACCAGTATGGCGGCAGCGTGGAAAACCGCGCACGGCTGCTGCTCGAAGTGACCGAGGCCGTCTCCGGGGCCATCGGCGCGGACCGCGTCGGCCTGCGCCTCTCCCCGGGCGGCACCTTCAACGACATGAGCGACGCCGATCCGGCTGAGACGTTCAGTTATGTCGCGCGCGCCTTGAATTCGTTCGGGCTGGCGTACCTGCACGTGGTGGAGACTTCACAGAGCAACGCGCCGCAGGGCATGCGGGGCCACAGCCCGACCGCGCTGCTGCGCGAGCACTTCCAGGGCACCCTGATCACCGCCGGAGGCTACGAACGGGATTCCGCCGAGCGTGCCCTGAAGGCCGGTCAGGCGGACCTGGTGGCCTTCGCCCGCGCCTACATCGCCAACCCCGATCTGGTCGAGCGTTTCAGGCGGGGCGCGCCAATTGCCGAGCCTGAAGCGCAGACCATGTACGGCGGGGGCGAGCAGGGCTACACCAGCTACCCGACGCTCGAAGCGCAGAAAGCCACCGGCACGGGCATTTGA
- a CDS encoding sulfite exporter TauE/SafE family protein — translation MILAILAVGLLAGVLGAILGLGGGVVVVPALEFVLPLFGRDITIQQAVAASQVGVLAVGLSGAAAYLQRGLVRARVGYLLSPYTVVGGAMGSLLGLVLPARWVALVFALLLLYSAYTLLRGMKRIEVELDTPSPLVPPAMTFAGVMSGLLGIGGGTVQVPVMNLLAGIPIREAIATSTFIMGLTAVGNAMVYHAGGLLDVQLAGTVALGVLIGARAGASLQQRIPAARLKLFFSILLIFTAGQLLFKYWV, via the coding sequence ATGATTCTGGCGATCCTGGCGGTGGGGCTGCTTGCGGGCGTGCTGGGCGCCATTCTCGGTCTCGGCGGTGGTGTGGTGGTGGTGCCCGCGCTGGAGTTCGTGCTGCCGCTTTTTGGCCGCGACATCACCATCCAGCAGGCCGTGGCGGCCAGTCAGGTCGGGGTGCTGGCGGTGGGCCTCTCGGGCGCGGCGGCCTACCTGCAGCGCGGCCTGGTGCGCGCCCGCGTCGGGTACCTGCTCTCGCCCTATACGGTGGTCGGCGGCGCGATGGGCAGCCTGCTGGGTCTGGTGCTACCCGCCCGCTGGGTGGCACTGGTGTTCGCGCTGCTGCTGCTTTACAGCGCCTACACCCTGCTGCGCGGCATGAAGCGCATCGAGGTGGAGCTCGACACGCCTTCGCCGCTGGTGCCTCCTGCCATGACTTTTGCGGGGGTCATGAGCGGCCTGCTCGGCATCGGCGGCGGCACCGTGCAGGTGCCGGTCATGAACCTGCTGGCCGGTATTCCCATTCGTGAAGCCATCGCCACCAGCACCTTCATCATGGGCCTCACCGCCGTCGGCAACGCCATGGTGTACCACGCGGGCGGCCTGCTCGACGTGCAGCTGGCCGGCACGGTCGCGCTGGGCGTGCTGATCGGCGCGCGTGCGGGTGCCAGCCTGCAGCAGCGCATCCCGGCAGCGCGCCTGAAACTCTTCTTCTCGATCCTGCTGATCTTCACGGCAGGGCAACTGCTGTTCAAGTACTGGGTGTGA
- a CDS encoding ATP-binding protein: protein MELVIFVGVQGSGKTSFYREHFALSHVHVSKDNFPHNRNKARRQRELIEQALQGGQSVVVDNTNSTPDERAEIIALGQAYGARVVGYVFVTPFADSLRRNRDREGKARVPDVALYVTRKRLRPPTADEGFDVMHAVLLTPQDTFEVTPYPYDEA, encoded by the coding sequence GTGGAGCTGGTGATTTTTGTCGGGGTGCAGGGGAGCGGCAAGACCTCTTTCTACCGCGAGCACTTCGCCCTTTCGCACGTGCACGTCAGCAAGGACAATTTTCCGCATAACCGCAACAAGGCCCGGCGTCAGCGAGAGTTGATCGAGCAGGCCCTGCAAGGTGGCCAGAGCGTGGTGGTCGACAACACCAACAGCACCCCCGACGAGCGCGCCGAAATCATCGCGCTGGGTCAGGCCTACGGCGCGCGGGTGGTGGGCTACGTGTTTGTCACGCCTTTCGCCGACTCCCTGAGGCGAAACCGGGACCGTGAAGGCAAGGCGCGTGTGCCGGATGTGGCGCTCTACGTCACCCGCAAACGCCTGCGCCCGCCCACAGCGGATGAGGGATTCGACGTGATGCACGCCGTTCTGCTCACCCCACAGGACACCTTCGAGGTCACCCCTTATCCGTATGACGAGGCTTGA